Within Paenibacillus albicereus, the genomic segment TTGTTCGGACCGCTCTCGTAGATGAGCTCGCCCATGATGACCTTGCCGCGCAAGTAGGTGCCGGTCGTCACGACGACGGATTTGGCCCGGTACACGGCTCCGGTCTTGGTGACGACGCCGACGCAGGCGCCGTCCTCGACGATCAGCTCCTCGGCCATGCCTTGGCGCAGCGTCAGATGCGGCGTCTCCTCGATCGTTTTCTTCATCGTATGCTGATAGAGGAATTTGTCCGCCTGAGCACGCAGCGCATGGACGGCGGGGCCTTTGCCCGTGTTGAGCATCCTCATCTGAATGTACGTCTTGTCGATGTTCCGCCCCATCTCGCCGCCGAGCGCGTCGATCTCGCGCACGACATGGCCCTTCGCCGGTCCCCCGATGGACGGGTTGCACGGCATGAACGCCACCATGTCGAGATTGATCGTCAGCAGCAGCGTCTCGCAGCCCATCCGGGCTGCCGCCAGCGCCGCCTCGCAGCCCGCGTGCCCGGCGCCGATGACGAGGACGTCGTAGTGTCCTGCCTCGTAACTCATGTTCATTGCCTCCTGGTCGGAATCGGACGGTTCTCAGCCCGCCTCTTCCTCTTTTATGAAAATAGGTTTTCAAATCCAGCATTCGACGGCATTCGATGCCTTCTTTTGTCCTCCGCCGTCGCCCCGCTGTCCGTTGCCGGCGAACCTTCTCGATTCGTCGGCCCATCTATGCCGTTATCCACATGTGGATGAGCTATTTCCCCAAGCAGAATTGCGAAAAGATCTGATCGATCAGCGAATCAGCCGCCGTATCTCCGACGATCTCTCCGAGCAGCTCCCAGGCTGCCCGTACATCCAGCTGAACCATGTCGATCGGGATGCCCGCATCCGTCGCGTCCACCGCATCGCGCAGCGCGTCCGCCGCCCGGTGCAGCAGCGAGATATGACGAGCATTGCTTACGTAGGTCAGATCGGCGCTTTCCAGCTGCCCCTCGAAAAACAGCTCCCGGATGGCCCGCTCGAGGTCGTCGAGCCCTTGCTCCTGGAGCACGGACATCGGCACGATCCGGCTCTCCGGCAGCGCGTCCCGCACCTCGGACAAGTCAAGCCGCTCCGGCAAGTCCGTCTTGTTCACGACGACGATCACCTGGCGGCCGCGCAGCTTGCCGAGCAGCTCGCGCTCGTCCTCGTGGAGCGGCTCGCTATGGCTGAGCACGAGCAGCAGCAGCTCCGCCTCCGCGACCGCCGAGCGGGAACGTTCGACCCCGATCCTTTCCACGACATCGGTCGTCTCCCGGATGCCCGCCGTATCGAGCAAGCGCAGCGGAATTCCGGAGAGCGTCACGTATTCTTCGATGACGTCGCGGGTCGTACCCGGTATGTCCGTCACGATCGCCTTGCTTTCCTGCACGAGCGCGTTCAGCAACGACGACTTGCCGACGTTCGGACGCCCGACGATCGCCGTCGTGATGCCTTCGCGCAGAATCTTGCCTTCAGCCGCCGTCTGCAGCAGCTTGCGGATCGAGTCCAGCGCGGCGCCGCAGCTCTCTTGAATGTAGCGGCTGGTCATTTCCTCGACGTCATGCTCCGGATAGTCGATGTTGACCTCGATATGGGCGAGCAGCTCGATCAGGCTGTGACGAAGCGCATGGATCCGTTTGGACAGCGTGCCCTCGGCCTGCTTGAGCGCGACGGTATAGGAGCGGTCCGACTTGGAGCGGATCAGGTCGATGACAGCCTCCGCCTGGGCGAGATCGATGCGTCCGTTCAAGAACGCCCGTTTCGTGAACTCGCCCGGTTCGGCGACGCGCACGCCCGGCTGCCGAAGGACGAGCTCGAGCACTTTGCGTACGGCGATGAGGCCGCCATGCGCGCCGATCTCGACGACGTCCTCCGCGGTAAAGGAGCGCGGTCCCTTCATGACCGTGACGAGCACCTCCTCGATCGTCTCGCCGCTGGCAGGATCGACGATATGCCCGTACGTCACCGTATGCGTGGCCGCTTCTGGCAGCGGCTGCTTGGATTTCAGCACGCCGCCTACGCTCTCGATCGCCTGCGGACCGCTGACGCGGATGACGGATATGCCGCCTTCTCCGAGCGCCGTCGCGATCGCCGCGATCGTATCTTGAGTCATCATGATGCGGATGTTCACCTCGTTTTAGTCGGTCGGGCCCATAACCTCCGAGACAGGCTTCAGCCTCAAACCGGATGATGGCAAAAAAGCAATGACTGTAAGAGCCATTGCCGCCAAATCGAACTTTTATGCATGGAGAGCCGGCTGGCCTCTCCTCCTTACTTGTTCTTGGAGGATACGGCCGCCTTGCCCTTGCCTTTGTTTTTCTTCTGGCCGCCCTTGCCTTGGTTCTGGCCGCCTTCTTCTTTCTTCGGCTCCTTTTTGTCCGCGTTGCGGACGTAGAGGAAGTAGTTCTGCACGATCGTGTAGATGTTCGTGTAAACCCAGTAGAGCGGCAGCGCGGACGGGAAGTTCCACGCCATGACCAGGATCAGGATCGGGAAGATGAGCATGATCGTATTCATCATCTGCATCTGCGGGTTGTCCGGCTGGGCCTTCTGCATCATCTTCGTCTGCACGTACGTCGTGATGGCCGCGATGATCGGCAGGATATGCCACTGGTCCGGCTCGCCGAGCTGCAGCCAGAGGAATTCATGCGTCTTGATGTCGCTGTTATAGTAGATGGAATTGTAGAGCGCGATGAAGATCGGCATCTGGATGAGCAGAGGCAGGCAGCCCGCCATCGGATTGACCTTGTTCTGCTGGAACAGCTTCATCGTCTCTTCCTGTTGCTTTTGAGGGTTGTCGGCGAATTTCTTGCGGATCTCCTGGAGCTCCGGCTGAATCGCCTGCATCGCCTTTGAGCTGCGGTACTGCTTGAGCGTGAGCGGCAGGATCAGCGTGCGGACGATGATGACCATCAGCAGGATCGCAAAGCCGTACTGTCCGCCGAACCAGTCCGCGAACGTGTCCAGCGAATAGGAGAAGTAGTAGACGACATTCCGCTCCCACCAGTTTCCGTTCGCTTTCAGATCCTCGGTCGTCGTCGCATGATCGGTGTTCGGCATGCATCCAGAGAGGAGCGCTACCAACGTGACCAGGGAGAATAGGACGAGCCATTTGCGTTTTGAAGCCAAGCGCGAAAAAAACATGTGAATCTCCTCTCTGACAGCCTGTCGCGATTCAACCTAAACTATACCATACAAAAAGGGGCAATGAAACAAGCCCTTCCGGCCCCCCGCAGCCCGGAGAGCGCG encodes:
- the mnmE gene encoding tRNA uridine-5-carboxymethylaminomethyl(34) synthesis GTPase MnmE is translated as MTQDTIAAIATALGEGGISVIRVSGPQAIESVGGVLKSKQPLPEAATHTVTYGHIVDPASGETIEEVLVTVMKGPRSFTAEDVVEIGAHGGLIAVRKVLELVLRQPGVRVAEPGEFTKRAFLNGRIDLAQAEAVIDLIRSKSDRSYTVALKQAEGTLSKRIHALRHSLIELLAHIEVNIDYPEHDVEEMTSRYIQESCGAALDSIRKLLQTAAEGKILREGITTAIVGRPNVGKSSLLNALVQESKAIVTDIPGTTRDVIEEYVTLSGIPLRLLDTAGIRETTDVVERIGVERSRSAVAEAELLLLVLSHSEPLHEDERELLGKLRGRQVIVVVNKTDLPERLDLSEVRDALPESRIVPMSVLQEQGLDDLERAIRELFFEGQLESADLTYVSNARHISLLHRAADALRDAVDATDAGIPIDMVQLDVRAAWELLGEIVGDTAADSLIDQIFSQFCLGK
- a CDS encoding YidC/Oxa1 family membrane protein insertase is translated as MFFSRLASKRKWLVLFSLVTLVALLSGCMPNTDHATTTEDLKANGNWWERNVVYYFSYSLDTFADWFGGQYGFAILLMVIIVRTLILPLTLKQYRSSKAMQAIQPELQEIRKKFADNPQKQQEETMKLFQQNKVNPMAGCLPLLIQMPIFIALYNSIYYNSDIKTHEFLWLQLGEPDQWHILPIIAAITTYVQTKMMQKAQPDNPQMQMMNTIMLIFPILILVMAWNFPSALPLYWVYTNIYTIVQNYFLYVRNADKKEPKKEEGGQNQGKGGQKKNKGKGKAAVSSKNK